Proteins encoded in a region of the Sander lucioperca isolate FBNREF2018 chromosome 18, SLUC_FBN_1.2, whole genome shotgun sequence genome:
- the fut9a gene encoding 4-galactosyl-N-acetylglucosaminide 3-alpha-L-fucosyltransferase 9, whose protein sequence is MPSAPFHRILRPLLLGTFILGCFVTLFLMYFKPSTSWLSGPIESTVSTDRVKNLFSIKNDKNVTTVLIWLWPFGQTYDLGVCSSLFNIEGCFITADRNLYNKSDGVVIHHRDICTDLSNLPPLQRPSFQKWIWMNLESPSHSSQLPGIENLFNLTLNYRQDADIEVPYGSIVAAEGEEDFVPPSKNKLICWIVSNWNQDHVRVKYYNELYKHIEVHAYGQAFGEYISDQDYFPTIASCKFYLAFENSIHKDYITEKLYNPLSVGTVPVVLGPARQNYENFIQGDAFIHVDDFTSPKELADYLLLLDKNEEMYLRYFDWRRHFKVKKAYFWAEHTCLACDYLRRHKEYKAFNNLDKWYWGA, encoded by the coding sequence ATGCCATCTGCACCTTTTCACAGAATCCTACGACCCCTTCTGCTCGGCACATTCATACTGGGATGCTTTGTGACTCTGTTTTTGATGTATTTTAAACCATCCACCAGCTGGTTATCAGGTCCTATAGAGTCAACAGTATCCACAGACCGGGTCAAGAACCTCTTCTCCATCAAGAACGATAAAAACGTGACCACCGTGCTGATCTGGCTCTGGCCCTTCGGACAAACCTACGACCTGGGCGTGTGCAGCTCTCTCTTCAACATCGAGGGCTGTTTCATCACAGCGGACAGAAACCTCTACAACAAGTCGGATGGGGTCGTCATCCATCACCGAGACATCTGCACTGACCTGTCCAACCTGCCGCCGCTCCAGCGACCATCCTTCCAGAAGTGGATATGGATGAACCTGGAGTCGCCGTCGCACTCCTCCCAGCTGCCTGGGATAGAGAACCTGTTCAATCTGACTCTCAATTACCGTCAGGATGCTGACATTGAAGTGCCTTATGGGTCGATCGTAGCAGCGGAGGGTGAGGAGGACTTTGTCCCACCCAGCAAAAACAAGCTGATCTGCTGGATTGTGAGCAACTGGAACCAGGACCACGTGCGGGTCAAATACTACAATGAGCTGTACAAACACATTGAGGTTCACGCGTATGGACAAGCCTTCGGGGAGTACATCTCTGACCAAGACTATTTCCCCACCATTGCCAGCTGCAAGTTCTACCTGGCTTTTGAGAACTCCATCCACAAGGACTACATTACTGAAAAACTGTACAACCCGCTCTCGGTGGGGACAGTGCCAGTGGTTCTGGGCCCGGCCAGGCAGAACTACGAGAACTTTATCCAGGGAGACGCCTTCATCCACGTGGACGACTTCACCTCGCCCAAGGAGCTGGCCGATTACCTGCTGCTCTTGGACAAGAACGAGGAAATGTACCTCAGGTACTTTGACTGGAGGCGGCACTTTAAAGTGAAGAAGGCCTATTTCTGGGCAGAGCACACATGCCTGGCTTGTGATTACCTGCGTAGGCACAAGGAGTACAAGGCATTCAATAACCTTGACAAGTGGTACTGGGGCGCAtag